A stretch of Aureispira sp. CCB-E DNA encodes these proteins:
- a CDS encoding T9SS type A sorting domain-containing protein, producing the protein MRIIYLVLCCFLYYNNIAQITTFNKRMTLGCGNTILTGLEVTDSCYYVTGGALDSNNNCDFGTVFTKYDTLGNLLFYRITRGVETWFPYLRTNFQNELVTAPYFYDSTGMYGGIFIYDNMGGGTVTPFSNPYIEGTFIRPDDMRISNDSGYIITSSINDTTGVSDVGILKLDQQRQKEWHVTRGVPHYVEHTPCVYATNDNHYIIGYQQDNLSGVQMNYTVRSKLEKIDSLGNTIWTYQSPNNQQIHGVNDLILSKDGGLVVASAWGSERLNPTGTYAVPIQEAYVYKLDSAQNFLWGTKFHSDALTTANFQKIIELEDSSLVAIGTVVRLYPSSNPTYNIVHGRIVKLSPQGDSIWSRDYEYLSTANARHTVYDAEQTPDGGFLVCGEANGVDTIPSNPIIFQQGWLIKLDEQGCLVPGCHTTTGVLPLEQGGAISLLLYPNPTTDYLNVHYYNKTTKEELTFCVVDLQGRVLHRYTTYDQSDKTYIVPVSGLVAGVYVLEVRQEGELIGREQFVKR; encoded by the coding sequence ATGCGAATTATTTATCTTGTATTATGTTGTTTTTTATATTATAATAATATAGCTCAAATAACTACCTTTAATAAACGGATGACATTGGGTTGTGGAAATACGATACTTACAGGTTTGGAAGTGACGGATTCTTGCTACTATGTTACAGGGGGGGCTTTAGATAGTAACAATAATTGCGATTTTGGTACGGTGTTTACGAAATACGATACTCTTGGTAATTTATTATTTTATAGAATAACTAGGGGGGTTGAAACGTGGTTTCCTTATCTAAGGACAAATTTTCAAAATGAGTTAGTAACAGCCCCTTATTTTTATGACTCTACAGGAATGTATGGAGGCATTTTTATCTATGATAATATGGGAGGGGGAACAGTTACACCTTTTTCTAACCCTTATATCGAGGGGACATTCATCCGCCCAGACGATATGCGAATAAGTAATGATAGCGGTTATATAATAACAAGCTCCATTAATGATACAACAGGAGTAAGTGATGTAGGAATTCTAAAACTAGATCAACAAAGACAAAAAGAATGGCATGTAACAAGAGGCGTACCCCATTATGTAGAGCACACTCCCTGCGTTTACGCCACGAATGACAATCACTACATAATTGGCTATCAACAAGACAACCTAAGTGGCGTACAAATGAACTACACGGTACGGAGCAAATTAGAAAAAATAGACAGCCTAGGTAATACGATTTGGACTTACCAAAGCCCTAATAACCAACAAATACATGGTGTGAATGACTTGATTTTGTCCAAAGATGGCGGCTTGGTAGTTGCGAGTGCATGGGGAAGTGAACGGCTAAATCCAACGGGAACATATGCTGTTCCTATCCAAGAAGCCTATGTCTATAAACTAGATAGTGCTCAGAACTTTTTATGGGGAACTAAATTTCATTCAGATGCTTTGACGACGGCTAATTTTCAAAAAATAATAGAACTAGAAGATAGTAGTTTAGTGGCGATTGGAACGGTAGTCCGTTTATATCCTTCATCCAATCCAACTTATAATATAGTACACGGGCGAATTGTCAAACTATCGCCTCAAGGAGACAGCATTTGGAGCAGAGATTACGAGTATCTAAGCACAGCGAATGCACGGCACACGGTTTATGATGCCGAGCAAACCCCCGACGGAGGTTTTTTAGTATGTGGAGAAGCAAATGGAGTAGATACGATTCCTAGCAATCCGATTATTTTTCAGCAAGGTTGGTTGATAAAATTGGACGAACAGGGCTGCTTGGTGCCAGGTTGCCATACGACAACAGGCGTGCTGCCGCTAGAGCAAGGAGGAGCAATTTCTTTGTTGTTGTATCCCAATCCTACCACAGATTATTTGAATGTGCATTATTATAATAAAACAACAAAGGAGGAATTGACCTTTTGTGTGGTGGATTTGCAAGGGCGTGTGTTGCATCGTTATACAACCTACGATCAGTCGGATAAGACCTATATTGTTCCCGTGTCGGGTTTGGTGGCGGGGGTGTATGTATTGGAAGTTCGACAAGAGGGGGAATTGATTGGTCGTGAGCAGTTTGTGAAGCGATAG
- a CDS encoding T9SS type A sorting domain-containing protein yields MMDLSYEFPEGLEKGQLVVTSTTGARMTQVALRNNVGQLTLNTKEWVSGIYFTTLFCEGQEAKVFKIVIQK; encoded by the coding sequence ATGATGGACTTGTCTTATGAATTTCCAGAAGGGCTTGAAAAGGGGCAATTGGTGGTTACGTCTACCACGGGGGCAAGGATGACTCAAGTAGCCTTGCGCAACAATGTAGGTCAGCTTACGTTAAATACGAAAGAATGGGTGTCGGGAATTTATTTTACGACACTATTCTGTGAGGGGCAAGAAGCTAAAGTCTTTAAAATTGTTATTCAAAAATAA
- a CDS encoding T9SS type A sorting domain-containing protein: MRIIYLVLCGFLYYNSIAQITTFNKRMTLGCGNTILTSLEVTDSCYYATGIARDSINCGLGALFVKYDTIGNLLLYKILYDSLNPYRTWNPSLKTYVDGTLVVACHHSDSLGYTGGVLKYTTNGNFIDGKFYHNPYVSGILTRTDDMEITNDSGYIIVNSASDTFGISDVSILKLDQQGQKEWHVTRGVPHYVEHTPCVYATNDNHYIIGYQQDNLSGVQMNYTVRSKLEKIDSLGNTIWTYQSPNNQQIHGVNDLILSKDGGLVVASAWGSERLNPTGTYAVPIQEAYAYKLDSAQNFLWGTKFHSDALTTANFQKIIELEDSSLVAIGMVVRLYPPSNPTHYIIHGRIVKLSPQGDSIWSRDYEYLSTANARHTVYDAERTPDGGFLVCGEANGVDTIPSNPIIFQQGWLIKLDEQGCLVPGCHTITGVLPLEQGGAISLLLYPNPTTDYLNVHYYNKTTKEELTFCVVDLQGRVLQRYTTYDQSDKTYIVPVSGLVAGVYVLEVRQEGELIGHEQFVKQ, translated from the coding sequence ATGCGAATTATTTATCTTGTATTATGTGGTTTTTTATATTATAATAGCATAGCTCAAATAACTACCTTTAATAAACGGATGACATTGGGTTGTGGAAATACTATCTTAACAAGTTTGGAAGTGACCGACTCTTGTTATTATGCCACAGGAATTGCTAGAGATAGTATAAATTGCGGTCTAGGAGCTCTCTTTGTTAAATATGATACAATAGGAAATTTACTTTTGTATAAAATTCTTTACGACAGTTTAAATCCTTATAGAACTTGGAATCCATCCTTAAAAACTTATGTTGACGGAACGCTAGTTGTTGCTTGTCATCATAGTGATTCATTAGGATATACAGGGGGAGTTCTAAAATACACAACAAATGGCAATTTTATTGATGGTAAATTTTATCATAACCCATATGTGTCAGGTATTCTTACTCGCACAGACGATATGGAAATAACCAATGATAGTGGATATATAATTGTAAATTCAGCTAGTGATACATTTGGGATAAGTGATGTAAGTATTCTAAAACTAGATCAACAAGGACAAAAAGAATGGCATGTAACAAGAGGCGTACCCCATTATGTAGAGCACACTCCCTGCGTTTACGCCACGAACGACAATCACTATATAATTGGCTACCAACAAGACAACCTAAGTGGCGTACAAATGAACTACACGGTACGAAGCAAATTAGAAAAAATAGACAGCCTAGGCAATACGATTTGGACTTACCAAAGCCCCAATAACCAACAAATACATGGTGTGAATGACTTGATTCTGTCCAAAGATGGCGGCTTGGTGGTCGCTAGTGCATGGGGAAGTGAACGGCTAAATCCAACGGGAACATATGCTGTTCCTATCCAAGAAGCCTATGCCTATAAACTAGATAGTGCTCAGAACTTTTTATGGGGAACTAAATTTCATTCAGATGCTTTGACGACGGCTAATTTTCAAAAAATAATAGAACTAGAAGATAGTAGTTTAGTGGCGATTGGAATGGTAGTCCGTTTATATCCTCCATCCAATCCAACACATTATATTATACACGGGCGAATTGTGAAACTATCGCCTCAAGGAGACAGCATTTGGAGCAGAGATTACGAGTATCTAAGCACAGCGAATGCACGGCACACGGTTTATGATGCCGAGCGAACGCCTGATGGAGGTTTTTTAGTATGTGGAGAAGCAAATGGAGTAGATACGATTCCTAGCAATCCGATTATTTTTCAGCAAGGTTGGTTGATAAAATTGGACGAACAGGGCTGCTTGGTGCCAGGTTGCCATACCATAACAGGCGTGCTGCCGCTAGAGCAAGGAGGTGCAATTTCTTTGTTGTTGTATCCCAATCCTACCACAGATTATTTGAATGTACATTATTATAATAAAACAACAAAGGAGGAATTGACCTTTTGTGTGGTGGATTTGCAAGGGCGTGTGTTGCAGCGTTATACAACCTACGATCAGTCGGATAAGACCTATATTGTTCCCGTGTCGGGTTTGGTGGCGGGGGTGTATGTATTGGAAGTTCGACAAGAGGGAGAATTGATTGGTCATGAGCAGTTTGTGAAGCAGTGA
- the recN gene encoding DNA repair protein RecN has product MIQTLTIQNYAIIEELVINFSNNLTIITGETGAGKSIMLGGLGLIMGKRADTKVLYKQDSKCIVEGIFDVSPYGLESFFEEHDLDYEAETSLRREITPSGKSRAFVNDTPVRLGILKELSNKLIDLHQQFDTLDIHDPVFQVKVIDAIADNKKLLAKYQKEFGAYEQTKRTLAKLIQQSQDANKETDFLKYQLNELTEAALQAGEMEALEMEQRRLNNAEDIQRILGGAAMHINEDENSICSQLTDLSNAASSLVEFHPNLPKLLEQFDSVLLEIEELGNQFHIIAEETEHDGERLVEVNERLSVLFNLINKYHVQDDEELIAFRDELTEKLGGFEDISDRIENLNAKVRQHEQQLLEIGKKLSEKRQKVKGKFEKSVQKRLAQLSMQYARLEVEIVQTKEYMPSGIDRLRFLFAANKGSRLEEIKGVASGGELSRLALCIKSLVASAIPLPTLIFDEIDSGVSGEVALQMGIILQALSAEHQVISITHSPQIAAKANTHYFVRKKVSGNKTTTFVSELNQQERILEIAKMLSGNPPSEVAKENAKELLGCS; this is encoded by the coding sequence ATGATACAGACATTAACCATACAGAACTATGCTATTATCGAGGAATTGGTCATTAATTTCTCAAATAACCTAACTATTATTACAGGAGAAACGGGCGCAGGAAAATCCATTATGTTGGGTGGCTTGGGGCTTATTATGGGGAAGCGTGCTGATACAAAAGTACTTTATAAACAAGATAGTAAATGTATTGTAGAAGGGATATTTGATGTTTCTCCTTATGGTTTAGAAAGTTTTTTTGAAGAACATGATTTAGATTATGAAGCAGAAACCTCTTTGCGTCGAGAAATTACACCTTCTGGAAAATCAAGGGCGTTTGTCAACGATACTCCTGTACGTTTGGGGATATTAAAAGAATTGAGCAATAAGTTGATTGATTTACACCAACAGTTTGATACCTTAGATATTCATGACCCTGTTTTTCAGGTCAAAGTAATTGATGCTATTGCTGATAATAAAAAATTGTTAGCAAAGTATCAAAAGGAATTTGGAGCTTATGAGCAAACCAAACGTACCTTAGCTAAATTAATCCAACAGAGCCAAGATGCTAATAAAGAAACAGACTTCCTTAAATATCAATTAAACGAACTTACAGAAGCAGCATTGCAAGCAGGGGAGATGGAGGCTTTGGAAATGGAACAGCGTCGTTTGAATAATGCAGAAGATATTCAACGCATTTTAGGGGGGGCGGCGATGCATATTAATGAAGATGAAAACTCAATTTGTAGCCAATTAACGGATTTGTCTAATGCCGCTTCTAGTTTGGTAGAGTTTCATCCTAATTTACCGAAATTGTTGGAGCAGTTTGATTCTGTGTTGTTAGAAATAGAAGAATTAGGGAATCAATTTCACATCATTGCAGAAGAAACCGAACATGATGGGGAACGCTTGGTGGAGGTCAATGAGCGTTTGTCTGTTTTGTTTAATTTGATTAACAAATACCATGTACAAGACGACGAAGAGTTAATTGCGTTTAGAGATGAATTGACGGAGAAATTAGGAGGCTTTGAGGATATTTCAGATCGCATAGAAAACCTAAACGCAAAGGTGCGACAGCACGAGCAACAATTACTTGAAATTGGTAAAAAACTTTCTGAAAAACGTCAAAAAGTAAAAGGAAAGTTTGAGAAGTCTGTTCAAAAACGCTTGGCACAATTATCCATGCAATATGCTCGCTTGGAGGTAGAAATTGTTCAAACCAAAGAATACATGCCATCGGGGATTGATCGCTTACGTTTCTTATTTGCAGCCAATAAAGGTAGCCGTTTAGAAGAAATTAAAGGCGTTGCTTCAGGTGGTGAGTTGTCTCGATTGGCACTTTGTATCAAATCTTTGGTAGCTAGTGCAATTCCATTGCCAACGCTCATCTTTGATGAAATAGATTCAGGCGTTTCTGGTGAAGTTGCTTTACAAATGGGGATTATTTTACAAGCTCTGTCGGCTGAACATCAGGTGATTTCTATCACACATTCTCCTCAAATTGCAGCGAAAGCAAATACACACTATTTTGTTCGCAAGAAAGTATCAGGAAATAAAACAACTACTTTTGTTAGTGAACTTAATCAGCAAGAGCGTATTTTGGAAATTGCAAAAATGCTGAGCGGAAATCCACCTTCAGAAGTAGCTAAAGAAAATGCAAAAGAATTATTGGGTTGTTCATAA
- a CDS encoding fatty acid desaturase, with amino-acid sequence MSTSILRYKADTRTLLFILAYYLVAYGGFFSFNYFYEFAFYSVLLPLCITACVLCFCTAVIIHNTVHAPIFVKKSHNKIMQYVLSFCYGYSVSAFVPGHNFSHHKELETPKDAMRTSKARFKWHLLNQLFFFFLITGGALKYELKWAAKMKKEKPQWYRQWLLESVLVNVLKIATLFINLPAAIMFIWIPHFYALWALMGVNLWQHDGCDPNHKYNHSRTFTGKVMNWFCFNNGYHGAHHDRPSLHWSLLPEYHNRMIEPHIHPNLSVKNMPLYFWKTYIYPGKRLNYDGTPHVLAPKVPDEDWTKDIFVNDRSYKYDFGAESASVDAMLDITDGAEEKETKKEFESIA; translated from the coding sequence ATGAGTACATCTATCTTACGCTATAAAGCCGATACTCGCACACTATTATTTATCTTAGCCTACTACTTGGTAGCTTATGGCGGATTTTTTTCTTTTAACTACTTCTATGAATTTGCTTTCTATAGTGTACTATTACCTTTGTGTATAACAGCCTGTGTACTTTGCTTCTGTACAGCTGTTATTATCCACAATACTGTTCACGCTCCTATATTTGTAAAAAAATCACATAACAAAATCATGCAATATGTCTTGAGTTTTTGTTATGGTTATTCTGTCAGCGCATTCGTACCAGGACACAACTTTAGCCACCACAAGGAATTAGAAACCCCCAAAGATGCTATGCGAACCTCCAAGGCTCGTTTCAAGTGGCATTTATTAAATCAACTTTTTTTCTTTTTTCTAATTACAGGGGGTGCGCTCAAATATGAATTGAAATGGGCTGCCAAAATGAAGAAAGAAAAGCCTCAATGGTACCGACAATGGTTGTTGGAATCCGTTTTGGTTAATGTCCTTAAAATTGCTACCCTATTTATAAACCTACCTGCTGCAATTATGTTCATTTGGATTCCCCATTTTTATGCATTATGGGCCTTAATGGGAGTTAATTTATGGCAACATGATGGCTGTGATCCCAATCACAAGTACAATCACTCTCGCACTTTTACAGGAAAAGTAATGAATTGGTTTTGTTTTAACAACGGCTACCACGGTGCGCACCACGATCGCCCATCGTTACATTGGAGTTTATTACCAGAATATCACAACAGAATGATTGAACCCCATATTCATCCTAACTTGAGTGTTAAAAATATGCCTTTGTACTTTTGGAAGACCTATATTTACCCAGGCAAGCGATTAAACTATGATGGAACGCCTCATGTTCTTGCTCCCAAAGTACCTGATGAAGATTGGACCAAAGATATTTTTGTTAATGATCGCTCCTACAAATACGACTTTGGAGCAGAATCAGCTTCTGTTGATGCCATGCTTGATATAACAGATGGTGCAGAAGAAAAAGAAACAAAAAAAGAATTTGAAAGTATTGCATAA
- a CDS encoding fatty acid desaturase: MSSSSILRYKADYRTLVFVALYYIIAYAGFWVYWQYPEFRTWGVVVPWVILTAFLSFTCAVIVHNTIHAPIFHKKSHNKLFQFVLSLAYGYSVSAYVPGHNFSHHKETQTAKDNMRTSKARFKWHFLNQLFFFFIVTPDLLKAEKKFVAKMKNDKREWYNQWLAEMIIVNVVRIGLLFVNFPAAVIFIWGPHIYAAWGIVGTNLWQHDGCDMDDKYNHSRSFHGGLLNFFLFNNGYHGAHHDRPSLHWSLLPAYHEKNIAPYVHPNLNQKSMIKYLVKAYVYPGKRVNYDGSAYVLEEKVEDIDWVAELGVNDQAHKYDFGAEASSIDDILSTTDTKEKEPSKVL; encoded by the coding sequence ATGAGTAGTTCATCTATTTTGCGTTACAAGGCAGACTACCGAACTTTAGTATTTGTTGCCCTTTATTATATAATCGCTTATGCAGGTTTTTGGGTTTACTGGCAATATCCTGAATTTCGTACATGGGGTGTTGTAGTACCTTGGGTAATCCTTACAGCTTTCCTGTCTTTTACCTGTGCCGTTATTGTCCACAATACCATCCATGCTCCTATTTTTCATAAGAAATCGCATAACAAACTCTTTCAGTTTGTATTGAGTTTAGCGTATGGATATTCTGTAAGTGCCTATGTTCCTGGCCACAACTTTAGTCATCACAAAGAAACACAAACTGCCAAAGATAATATGCGAACGTCCAAAGCACGTTTCAAATGGCATTTTCTTAATCAATTATTCTTCTTTTTCATAGTAACGCCTGACTTGCTAAAAGCGGAGAAAAAGTTTGTAGCAAAAATGAAAAATGACAAAAGAGAGTGGTACAATCAGTGGTTGGCAGAAATGATTATAGTAAATGTTGTTCGTATTGGGTTATTGTTCGTCAATTTCCCTGCAGCGGTAATCTTCATTTGGGGACCACATATTTATGCTGCTTGGGGTATTGTAGGAACGAATTTATGGCAACACGATGGCTGTGATATGGATGATAAATATAACCATTCCCGCTCTTTTCATGGTGGGTTGCTAAACTTCTTTTTGTTTAACAATGGTTACCACGGCGCTCATCACGACCGTCCATCGTTGCATTGGAGCTTGTTGCCAGCATACCACGAAAAAAATATTGCTCCATATGTACATCCGAACTTGAATCAAAAAAGTATGATTAAATATTTGGTCAAGGCTTATGTTTATCCTGGTAAGCGAGTGAATTACGATGGCAGTGCTTATGTGCTGGAAGAAAAAGTAGAAGATATAGACTGGGTTGCAGAACTTGGTGTCAACGATCAAGCACACAAATATGATTTTGGCGCAGAGGCTAGCTCTATTGATGATATTTTGAGTACAACAGATACAAAAGAGAAAGAGCCCAGCAAAGTGCTCTAA
- a CDS encoding aminotransferase class IV gives MLQKLNPKNKDIQVYVKDGLYPRADAKVSVFDSSVQGGDAVWEGLRVYQGGIFCLDRHLDRLHTSAKTLAFVDIPSKAVIKKAIFDTLEANGMKDDVHIRLTLTRGEKITSGMDPRLNQYGSCLIVLAEWKPLVYDNKNGIKIITAHIQRNSPRHLDSKIHHANLLNNILAKIQANVAGADAALMLDAYGFVAELNGTNIFMVKNGCLYTPHADACLHGITRGLIIEIAHEAGIPIVEKNLSLTEFYGADEVFCTGTMGELTPIVVIDGRVIENKSDNQILEKLKRLFEAKIPVYSEKLPF, from the coding sequence ATGTTACAAAAACTCAATCCCAAAAATAAAGACATTCAAGTTTATGTAAAAGATGGCTTGTATCCTAGAGCAGATGCTAAAGTTTCTGTTTTTGATAGCTCTGTACAAGGAGGAGATGCGGTCTGGGAAGGTTTGAGAGTTTATCAAGGGGGGATTTTTTGTTTGGATCGGCATTTAGATCGGTTGCATACTTCTGCCAAAACATTGGCATTTGTAGATATTCCGTCCAAAGCTGTTATTAAGAAAGCCATCTTTGATACCTTAGAAGCCAATGGAATGAAGGATGATGTGCATATTCGTTTAACTTTGACAAGAGGGGAAAAAATTACTTCTGGAATGGATCCTCGATTGAATCAATATGGTTCTTGTTTGATTGTATTAGCTGAATGGAAGCCACTGGTTTATGATAATAAGAATGGAATTAAAATTATCACAGCACACATACAACGTAACTCTCCACGTCATTTGGACTCTAAAATTCATCATGCCAATTTATTGAACAATATCCTAGCAAAAATACAAGCGAATGTAGCTGGAGCAGATGCCGCTCTAATGTTAGATGCTTATGGATTTGTGGCAGAATTAAATGGTACCAATATTTTTATGGTTAAAAATGGATGTCTTTATACGCCTCACGCAGATGCCTGTTTGCATGGAATAACAAGAGGACTAATTATTGAAATTGCGCATGAAGCGGGGATACCAATTGTAGAGAAAAATCTTTCTCTGACAGAATTTTATGGTGCTGATGAAGTTTTTTGTACTGGAACTATGGGAGAGTTGACTCCGATTGTGGTGATTGATGGGAGAGTAATTGAAAATAAAAGCGACAATCAGATTTTAGAAAAATTGAAAAGGCTATTTGAAGCAAAAATACCTGTGTATAGTGAAAAACTCCCTTTTTAG
- a CDS encoding pseudouridine-5'-phosphate glycosidase has protein sequence MKPYLEINEEVSNAIQKNQPVVALESTIISHGMPFPQNLETAMEVERLVRKNGAVPATVAIMDGMFKVGLTKSEIEYLGQKGQAVVKASRRDIPYLISQGIDGATTVASTMIAAKMAGIEVFATGGIGGVHRGAATSFDVSADLQELAKTNVAVVCAGIKAILDLGLTLEYLETHGVPVVGYRTQELPAFYTQKSGFAVDYQLDHPTTIADFLETKWRMGLDGGVVIANPIPKEKELDYDYMMQNIELAIEEAKQLGIKGKENTPFLLAKVKALTEGRSLASNIELVYNNAQLAAQIAVALCHKKK, from the coding sequence ATGAAACCGTATTTAGAAATTAATGAAGAAGTAAGCAATGCTATTCAAAAAAATCAACCTGTAGTAGCATTAGAGTCTACCATTATTTCGCATGGAATGCCTTTTCCTCAGAACCTAGAAACGGCTATGGAAGTAGAGCGTTTGGTTCGAAAGAATGGAGCTGTTCCTGCTACCGTTGCCATTATGGATGGCATGTTCAAAGTAGGGTTGACAAAATCCGAAATTGAATATTTGGGACAAAAAGGGCAAGCTGTTGTTAAGGCTAGTCGAAGAGATATTCCTTATTTGATCTCTCAAGGAATAGATGGAGCAACAACAGTTGCGTCGACGATGATAGCGGCAAAAATGGCTGGTATTGAGGTTTTTGCCACTGGTGGTATAGGAGGTGTGCATCGTGGTGCCGCCACTTCTTTTGATGTTTCTGCTGATTTGCAAGAACTAGCAAAAACAAATGTAGCAGTAGTTTGCGCTGGAATCAAGGCTATTTTGGATTTAGGATTGACGTTAGAATATTTGGAGACGCATGGAGTGCCTGTTGTGGGGTATCGAACCCAAGAATTGCCTGCTTTTTATACTCAAAAAAGTGGCTTTGCTGTGGACTATCAACTGGATCACCCGACTACTATAGCTGATTTTTTAGAAACAAAGTGGCGCATGGGGCTAGATGGAGGTGTCGTTATTGCCAATCCTATTCCCAAAGAAAAAGAGCTAGACTACGATTATATGATGCAAAATATTGAATTAGCAATAGAAGAAGCCAAGCAGTTGGGAATTAAAGGAAAAGAGAATACCCCATTTCTACTAGCAAAGGTGAAAGCATTGACCGAAGGGAGAAGTTTAGCGTCGAATATAGAGTTGGTTTATAACAATGCTCAGTTGGCAGCTCAGATAGCTGTGGCTTTATGTCATAAAAAAAAATGA
- a CDS encoding YiaA/YiaB family inner membrane protein, which produces MSTKYQNSNTQAFSTLAWISFGVSFIGMVIGLIYLQMDIYQKAFIGMTYLFSISSCFVLAKVVRDKQESEDYVKKIENAKTEQMLSKYIGTEES; this is translated from the coding sequence ATGTCAACCAAGTATCAAAATTCAAATACACAAGCATTCTCAACCTTAGCCTGGATTTCTTTTGGCGTTTCTTTCATTGGAATGGTCATTGGGCTAATTTATCTACAAATGGATATCTATCAAAAAGCCTTTATTGGAATGACCTATCTATTCAGTATTTCATCTTGTTTTGTATTGGCAAAAGTGGTTAGAGACAAGCAAGAGAGTGAAGATTATGTCAAAAAAATAGAAAATGCTAAGACCGAGCAGATGCTCAGCAAATACATTGGCACAGAAGAAAGTTAA
- a CDS encoding universal stress protein → MKKILVPTDFSENADKALDFALALANKFNAKLRLVHTYNTSAPAGHLGSINRVVKEDREKEMAAFVKATQESISFDLDIKGRCKKGYPVEMIESEAERIDADLIIMGTLGASNLSKQVMGSTASKLIKHTQFPVLAIPRDTHYSDIKNIVVAVDALTMSVLNTLNPMIDIAQKSNLNIELVHVSNQQIHTDIDPTIKEYLNGLAVPFNYTKIQSDQILESILTFAHEKGNSVLCLVSRQRGWFENLFHSSVSQQVALKSDLPLLILQDQNA, encoded by the coding sequence ATGAAAAAAATTCTTGTCCCCACTGACTTTTCTGAAAATGCAGACAAAGCATTAGACTTTGCCTTGGCTCTAGCAAACAAATTCAATGCAAAATTGCGTCTGGTACATACTTACAACACAAGTGCCCCTGCTGGTCATTTGGGCAGCATTAATCGTGTCGTCAAGGAGGACAGAGAAAAAGAAATGGCAGCTTTTGTTAAAGCAACCCAAGAAAGTATTTCTTTTGATTTGGATATAAAAGGACGTTGTAAAAAAGGGTATCCAGTAGAAATGATTGAAAGCGAAGCGGAAAGAATTGATGCCGACTTAATTATTATGGGTACCTTAGGTGCATCAAACCTTAGCAAACAGGTCATGGGAAGTACAGCGAGTAAGCTAATCAAACATACCCAATTCCCTGTTTTGGCAATTCCTAGAGATACGCACTATTCTGATATTAAGAATATTGTTGTTGCTGTTGATGCCTTGACTATGTCTGTCCTAAATACGTTGAATCCAATGATTGACATTGCTCAAAAATCTAACCTCAATATAGAGTTGGTGCATGTGTCTAATCAACAAATTCATACTGACATTGATCCAACCATCAAAGAATATTTAAATGGCTTGGCTGTTCCTTTTAATTACACAAAAATTCAATCTGACCAAATTTTGGAAAGTATTCTCACATTTGCACATGAAAAAGGAAATAGTGTCCTGTGCTTAGTCTCTAGACAGCGTGGCTGGTTTGAGAACTTGTTCCATAGTAGCGTCAGTCAACAAGTTGCTTTGAAGTCTGATTTGCCTTTGTTGATTTTGCAAGATCAGAATGCTTAG